The Cryptococcus gattii WM276 chromosome D, complete sequence region CTTCAGTGTTAGCAAGCTGTGCGGTACTTGATCAGTACTCTACATGTCTGAACCGCAGCTGATGGACATCATCCGCTGCAACCCGTCCCTCAAACCCTCGCTACGGAGCACATGACTCACTTGCAAGTTCATATAGCCATCTGTGGATACGAGATAGCCCCTGTACTCGAGACCCCACTTTAATCGAACATAGACGACCTTGCCTGTGAGATCTTGGAGGAAGGGCTTTGGGTTGACGGGCTGTGATTTGCGTTATTGGTGGTGAGCATAGACTGACTGGGTGTCCGTGAACGGATGGGGACTCACTGCGACGGCGGCCATGGTGTTTTTGTTTTGAGTCGTGTATAAGAGAGTACAAGTAACATAATAAGCTTAGTGGTGAGTGTCGCTGAGAGTTTGCGGTTGGAAGGCGCGCGAGCGGAAAGCTGGGAAGCGCGCGCCTATGTGAACTAAGTTTGGGATGTTGTTCTGCGTTATCCCTCTGCAACTCTCCACTGCAACTGCACATTCTCTCGCTGTCCACAATGTGTGAGTCTTCCCCGGGCCCTTGCTAAACTCCTGCTCACCCATTATAGCCGCCCCAAACCCCTTCGCAGGCTTCGGCTCAAAGCGTGAGTACCACAGGCCTAAATTCTCCTGCACTCTCTCACAACTACATCTGATTTAGCTGCCTCATCTACAACGAACTCCCTTTTCTCATCATCTAACCCAGCCCAACCCTCCGCTTCCGGCCCCTCACTGTTTGGAAACACCTCATCTCAACCTGCTTCAGGTGGTGGCCTATTCGGCTCGTCATCCACCACAAACAATTCAACTGCTGCCCCTGCCCCTTCAGGAGGCGGTTTATTTGGCGGTGGGACACAAACTTCTGGCGGTTTGTTTGGAAACAACGCCACCTCTGGCGCCAACAATAACAACAACAACCCAACAACGACAGCTGCAAACAGCTCGGCCCCTGCAGCGCCTTCTGGAGGTAGTCTATTTGGAGGGTTTGGAACGAACAATGCGGCTAGTGGGTCCACGACTCCAGCTTCTAAACCTGCTTTCGGTGGCTTTGGTCAAACCACTACCCCAGCCGCACCTCCTCCTGCTAACACTGGAACAAGTTTATTTGGAGGCGCTGCTGCCGGCACAAGCACAGGCGGCGGCTTGTTTGGCGCTAAACCTGCGGA contains the following coding sequences:
- a CDS encoding mRNA processing-related protein, putative (Similar to TIGR gene model, INSD accession AAW42872.1), which gives rise to MAAVAPVNPKPFLQDLTGKVVYVRLKWGLEYRGYLVSTDGYMNLQLANTEEIENGKSNGALGEVLIRCNNVLYIRWVATSADGN